In the Acidimicrobiia bacterium genome, GATCGCGTCCACCCTGTTCCTCGGTGGCTACTACCTGCCGGGCATCCCGCTCGGGGCGCTCGACTACCTCGGTCCCCTGATCCTGATGGGGAAGGTGAGCTTCCTGGTGTTCGTGATCATCTGGATGCGGTGGACCTTCCCCCGCTTGCGCGAGGACCAGCTGCAGGCGCTCGCCTGGCACTGGTTGATCCCTCTGGCGTTGGCGAACATCGCGGTGACCGCGGTCGCAAAGGTGGTTTTCTGATGTTCTACATTCCCCCCGGGGAGGGACCGTGGCGTTGAAGCTTCCGAAGGTGCCGGGAATCGGCCTGGGTAAGGGCATGTGGCTGACGCTGCGCACCCTGTTCAAGCGGCCGGTGACCATCAACTACCCGAAGGAGAAGGAGATCCCCGTGCCGCGGGCGCGCGGGGTGATCGCCCTCGACGTGGAGGCGTGCACCGTCTGCATGTTGTGTGCCCGGGAGTGCCCCGACTGGTGCATCTATATCGAGGGTCATAAGGAGATGCAGCCGCCGGCGAAGGAAGGCGGGCGCCCGCGCAGCCGGGCCACGCTCGACCGCTTCGACATCGATTACGCCCTATGCATGTACTGCGGCATCTGCGTCGAGGTGTGCCCGTTCGATGCCCTGTTCTGGTCGCCGGAGTACGAGTACTCGGAAGGGTCGATGTCGGCGATGCTTCATGACAAGGAGCGCCTCACCGACTGGCTCGCCACCGTGCCCTCCGCTCCCCCGCTGGAGAAGAACTGATGGACGTGGGGGCGTGGATCGACTGGACCCTGGACTGGCTGTCGAACGCGCAGAACGTGCTGTTCGTCGTAATGGCGCTGGCGATGGTGGCGGCGGCCTTGCGCGTCGTCACCAGCCCCAACGTGGTCCATGCGGCGCTGATGCTGGTGGTCGCCCTCGGGGGTTCGGCGGTGCTGTTTCTGATGCTGGGGGCGGAGTTCGTGGCCTGGGCGCTGGTGCTCGTCTACATCGGCGCCGTGGTCGTGCTGTTCCTCTTCGGCATCATGATCACCCGGGCGCCAACCGGACGCGACCCGGTTCGCCTCGACCACAAGCGGCGCTGGCCGGCGGCGCTGGTGGCTTTCGCCACCTTCGTCACCTTGGCGTCGGTGAGCGTGGCGGCCTTTGAGGACGCGGTGATCGAGGGGCAGGTCACCCGGACCGACGAACTTGGCGAGCTGCTGTTCACCCGCTACGTGATTCCGTTCGAAGCCGTGTCGTTCGTCCTGCTGGCCGCCCTGATCGGCGGCATCGTCCTCGCCCGGAAGGACCCTGAGTGATGCTGGTCACCCAGTTCCTCATCCTCGGCGCCCTCCTCTTCTCCATCGGGATCTACGGCGTATTGGTGCGTCGGAACGCGGTCCTGGTGCTGCTCTCGATCGAACTGATGCTGGCCGCGGTGAACATCAACCTGGTGGCATTCGGTGCGTTCCTCCAGGACACGATGCTCGGTGGCCAGGCATTCGCCTTGTTCGTGATCACCATCGCCGCGGCCGAAGTCGGCATCGGCCTGGCGATCGTGGTGCTCATATTCCGCAACCGGTCGTCGGCGAACGTCGACGAACTAGATCTGATGCGGTGGTGAGCCGATGAGCCCGACCCTTGCGCTGTTCGCTCTTCAGGCCCACGAGCCGGGGCACCTGTCCGACGGCGGGGTGCTCGCCGAGTTCGCCTGGCTGATACCCCTCGTCCCCCTGGTGCTGATGGTCGCCATCGTCTTCGTCGGCAAGCGCCTTCCGTACAAGGGATGGGAGCTGGCCGAGGCGGCGATGCTGTTCGTGGCCGTCTACGGCGTGACGCTGCTGGTCATGAACGCCTCAGGCGGCATCTACCACGAGGGGTCGGTCGAAATCGCCCGGATCGGGGCCTACACGATCGAGTGGGGATGGGTGGTCGACGGCCTTTCCATCATGATGTATTCGGTGGTCGGCGTGGTGGGTCTGGCGGTGTTCACCTACTCCAAGGGCTACATGATGGGCGACGTCCGTTACACCTGGTTCTTCGCGGCGTTCACCCTCTTCGCCGGGGCGATGCTGGTGCTGGTCTCCTCGGCGAACATGATCCAGCTGCTCGTCGGCTGGGAGCTGGTGGGCCTGGCGTCCTACCTGTTGATCGGTCACTACTGGGAGGACCACTCCAACAACGCCGCGGCGATCAAGGCCTTCCTGACCAACAAGATCGCCGACGTGGGGTTGGTCATCGGGATCATCATCATCGGCGTCACCGTTGGGTCGTTCCGGTTCAACGACGTGCTCAGTGCGGTATTCGAGGGCGATTCGGCCCTGGCCCAGGTGGCATTCTGGGCAGGTCTGGCGCTCTTCATCGGGGCGATGGGCAAGAGCGCCCAGTTCCCCTTCCATGTGTGGCTCCCCGACGCCATGGCAGGCCCCACCCCGGTGTCGTCCCTGATGCACGCCGCCACCATGGTCACCGCCGGGGTGTACCTGCTGGGAAGGATGTTCCCGTTCTATCAGTCGGACGTGTTCGCCGCCGACGTCAAAACGATCATCATCGTCATCGGGGCAATCACCCTCTTTGCCATGGGCCTCATCGCCCTGGTCCAGGACGACATCAAGAAGGTGCTGGCGTATTCGACCCTGTCGCAGCTGGGATACATGACCGTGGCGATGGGGGCGGGGGCATACACCGCCGGCCTGTTCCACCTATTCACTCACGCCTTCTTCAAGGGCCTGCTCTTCCTCGCCGCCGGGTCGGTGATCCATGCGGTCCACTCCAACAACATGAGCGACATGGGTGGCCTGCGAAAATCGATGCCCTGGACGTACAAGACGTTCTTGGTGGGGTCGCTCGCGCTTGCAGGCATCTTTCCGCTGGCCGGCTTCTGGTCGAAGGACGAGATCCTCGCCTCCATCTCCTACGACGCCGGGCACGGGGGCGGGACCGTCGCCTCGGTGGTGCTGTGGATCGCCATCGCGGGCGCCTTCGTCACCGCGTTCTACATGGCACGGGCGGTCTATCTCACCTTCTTCGGCGAGTACAAGGGTCATGCCCATCCGCACGAGTCGCCGAAGATCATGACCTATCCGCTGATCGGCCTCGCCGGGCTGTCCATCGTGGCCGGCTTCGTCAATGTCCCGGGGGTGTACACCGGCTTCACCGAATGGCTCGCCGCCCGTCCGTTCCCGATGGGCGACCATCATGCCGAGTCCATCAACTTCGCCCTCGCCGCCATCGGGCTGCTGGTTGCTCTCGCCGGAATCGGCGCCGGAACCCGCCTGTGGCGCAAGGACGCCGCCACCCAGGCGGAACGCGATCGGTTCCGGATTCCGGTGTTGTATCCGGTGCTCGAGCACAAGTACTACATCGACGACTTCTATCGGGTGGCGCTGGTCGATCCGATCAGGGGGCCGGTGGCACGGTTCGTCAACTGGACGAACACCTATGTCATCGACGCGGTGGTGAACGCCTTTGGCGGGTTGAGCATGGTCTTGGCGAAGGGCGTCTACCGCGGGATCGATCAGCGAGGGATCGACCTGGCGATCAACGCCGTCGCCGGAGCGACCGGGGAGGCGGGGGAGGCCCTTCGCCACACGACGACCGGGCGGGTACAGCAGTACGCAGGAGCCTTGTTTGCAGGAGCGGTGCTCCTGGTGCTCGGTTTGCTGATCTTCACGTAGGAGGAGGACGAGCGTGATGGAGATGTTCGACGACGGGTGGGGCCTGAGCCTCATCGTGTTCCTGCCCCTTGCGGGCGCGGGGCTGATATTGCTGTTGCCCAAGGCGCAGGAAGCCCTGATCAAGCTCGTGGGGCTGGCGTCTGCCCTGCTGTCGTTCGCGGCGTCGGTCGTCGCCATTCTGCGGTTCGACTTCGGGGCCGCCGAGCAGTTCCAGTTCGGCACCGACCTCTCGTGGATCTCCGCCATCGGCTCGCGGTATCACATCGGCATCGACGGCATCAGCCTGCCCCTCCTCGTCCTCTCGACGCTGATGACCGTGCTGGCGATCGTCTACTCGTGGCACCACTGGCCGGAGCCGCACAACCCGAAGGCGTTCCTGGTGCTGCTGCTGCTGCTTGCCACCGGGATGAACGGCACCTTCGTCGCTCTCGACCTGGTGCTTTTCTTCATCTTCTTCGAGCTGGTGCTCCTCCCGATGTACTTCATGATCGGGATCTGGGGCGACCGCGCCAAGATCCGGCTGCCGGGGTTCCGCCGCGAAGTGGAGACGAGGCTCTACGCCTCGATCAAGTTCTTCCTGTTCACGCTGTTCGGCTCCGCCTTCATGCTCCTCGGGTTCCTGGCGCTCTACTTCAAGAGCGATCCGCACACCTTCGACATGGTCGCCCTGGCCGAGGCCGGCCAGATGGGACTATTCGACGGAACCTTCGGCGCGTGGGTGTTCGCCGCCCTCTTCATCGGATTCGCGGTGAAGGTGCCGATGTGGCCGCTGCACACCTGGTTGCCGGATGCCCACACCGCCGCCCCCACCGTGGGCTCGGTGCTCCTGGCCGCCATCCTCTTGAAGCTGGGTTCTTACGGCTTCATCCGGATCAGCCTGCCGATCCTCCCGCAGCAGGCACAGGACTGGGCGCCGATCATCGCGGTACTGGCGGTGATCGCCATCATCTACGGGGCGTTGGCCTGTCTGGCCCAGACCGACCTGAAACGGCTCATCGCGTTCTCGTCGGTGGGGCACATGGGCTTCGTTATGCTCGGCATCTCGACCCTGACGGATGTGGGCATCAATGCCGCCGTCATCGGGATGGTCGCCCACGGAATCATCACGGGGATGCTGTTCTTCCTCGCCGGATCGATGCAGCATCGGTACCACACGCGTGACATGGCCCGCCTCGGCGGGAACATGAAGACGCTGCCGATCATCGGTGGCTTGTTGGCGTTCACCGCGATGGCCTCACTCGGCCTCCCCGGCCTCGCCGGCTTCTGGGGCGAGTTCATGGCGCTGCTGGCGTCGTTCAACCCGCTCGACGGGCTCAGCCTTGCGCTGTTCCGGATGGCGATGGTGGTCGGCGCGGTCGGCACCGTGCTCACCGCCGGCTACATGCTGTGGATGCTCCAGAAGGTCAACCTCGGGGAGCCCTCCGAGGAATGGGCCGGCAAGGACCTCCACGACGCCGACAAGTTCGAATTGGCGGCGTGGGTGCCGCTGGTGCTCGGCATCGTGGCCATCGGCGTGTACCCCAAGATCGTCTTCGGCGCCACCAACGACGCGGTCTCCGAGCTGGTTCGCCGGGCGTTCGGGGGCTGAGTGTTCGATTACCACGCCCTCGCCCCTGAACTGATCATCGGCATCGCCCTGCTGGCGACGATCGTCGCCGACCTGGTGTTGCCCGATCGGCTCAAGTACCTGGTGGGGGTGACCGCGCTGCTGGGGCTGGTGGCTGCGGCCGTTCCCCTGCTCACCCTGGCGCTCTGTGGCGATATCAGCGGATGCACCGACACCGGCACCAGGACGTTCTTCGGGGGGTCGTATGTGGTCGACGACTTCGCCCTCGTCCTCAAGGGGCTATTCATCGTCTCGGGCGTGCTGTCGCTGCTGCTGTCGGTGGGGTACCTCGAGAGCGACGACTACTACCAGGGCGAGTTCTACTTCCTCCTGCTCGCCTCGGTCACCGGCGCGCTGATCATGGCCTCCTCCCGTGACCTCCTGACGATGTTCGTTGGCCTCGAGCTGGTGTCGGCGCCGGCGTTCCTGCTGGCCGGCTGGAGGAAGGGCGATCTGCGGAGCAATGAGGCCTCGCTGAAGTTCTTCCTGACAGGGGTGCTCTCGGTGGCGGTGATGCTGATGGGGATGTCCCTGATCTATGGGCTGACCGGCCAGTTGACCTTCGGGGGCATCGCCTCGGCTGCATCGGTGAGCGGTGTGGGTGACTCGCCGGCGTTCGTCCTCGGGGTCGTGTTCGTGCTCGTGGGCTTTGCGTTCAAGGTGTCGGCGGTGCCGTTCCACTTCTGGGCGCCGGACACCTATCAGGGCGCTCCGACCCCGGTGGCGGCCTATCTCTCGGTTGGCTCGAAGGCCGCGGGAGTGGTGGGGCTGCTGGCGCTCTGCTACCAGGCGTTCTCGACGGTCCCCGAGATCTGGGGTCCCCTCCTGTGGGTGCTGGCGGTTGCCTCGATGACGGTGGGGAATCTCATCGCCCTCAAGCAGACCAACATCGTTCGCCTGCTCGGCTACTCGTCGATCGCCCAGGGCGGTTTCATCCTGGTGCCGTTCGCGATGGCGGCCTCGTACGACACCGTGGGCCTGTCGGATGCATTCTTCGCCTCGGTGACGTACGTGCTGGTCTATGCCTTCATGAACCTGGGGGCGTTTGCGGTGGTGATCGCAGTGGCCGCCAAGACCGAGAGCGGCGAGATCGAGGATTGGGGAGGGCTGAACCGGTACGCGCCGGGACTGGCGGCACTACTAGGGCTCTTCTTCTTCTCTTTGGCCGGTATCCCGCCGCTGGCCGGATGGTTCGCCAAGTTCGTGATGTTCCGGGCGGTCATCGGCGTGTTCGAGTCTCCCTGGGCGGTGGCGCTGGCGGTGATCGCCGCGGTGAACGCGGTGATCGCACTCGTCTACTACGCCAAGGTGGTCAAGACGGTGTACATGGACGCGGTGCCTGTCACGGTCCCGGTCGACCGGGCCACCCAGACGCCGGTGGCTCGCCCGCTCGCCCTGGCGATCGGCGTCACCGCGGCGATGGTCATCGCCGTCGGTTTCTTCCCCCAGATCCTCGCCTTCTTCGGAGAAATCACGGAGCGGCTGGTAGCGGGGCCGTAGGGAAGCCACCAGCCTCCAGCCTCCAGCCTCCAGCCAGAAGGGCCTTCACTTCCGCAAGAACTAGGCCCGCCACTGTTCTTGACTCTTGACTCTTGCTGGCGGCTGGAGGCTGGGGGCGAGGCGCCGGGGAACCTGGCGGCCTACTTCTCCGTCTCACCCGTCATGAAGAAACTGATATCTCTCATTGCACTTCTCGCCGTGGTCGCTGTTGCTTGTGGTGACGACGATGCCGGCGAATCCACCACCACCACTCCCACCACTACGAGTCCCACCACCACGCCCACCACCCTTCCCGATGGGTCGGTGATCGCCGAGTTCCAGACTCCTGACGGCGAGACCTATCGGATCCTTCTCACCGGCGATGCCGCGGTCGCCGCCCGGGCGGCATTTGCTTCCGGGACCAACCCCGGGATTCCCAATGGGAAGATCCTTGCGGGCGATGGTGGCGTGAACATCGGCCACGAGTGGCACATCGTCGAGGTCGAGTTCGCCGACTTCGCCATCGAGGTGTGCGACGGCACCGTCTCATACATCGATGACCTTGGTTTTGACGAGTACGTCAACCAGCACGGCGATCGCTACTGCCCCTGGTCTGCAGAGTTGATCGGCCTGATCGACGGCTGACTTTTCCCTCGCCCAGCAAGCGCCTACACCTCGGACGGGGCCAGAGTCGTCCAGTAGAGGATTGTCGTGCCATCTGGTGTCCACGATGGGAGGCCGTCGAAGTTGGGGTCATCGGTGAGTTGGACACGGTCGGTCCCATTTGCGGCCATGCTGAATATGTCGCTGCCGCCGGCTTCATCGAGGGCTGCAAAGGCGATGCGGGTTCCGTCCGGTGACCAGCGCGGGAAAAAGCCCAGACCGAGGTCGGAGACCGTGCCAGTGTCCAGATCGAGCAACCCGATGCGGCCGGCGGCGGTAATGCTGTCAAAGACGATCTGGCGACCGTCGGGGGACCAGATCGGGTTGGTAGTGGGTGCCTCGCGCAACTGGCGGAGGTTCGACCCGTCCCGATCGATCACCCACAGCTCCCCGGGGTGACCCCAACCTCTGATGTCGCCGTGTCCCCAGATGAACGCGATCCTGGTCCCATCGGTTGACCAGGCGGGGGCGTGCGCGTATCCGTCGAGGTCGGTTAGCTGGGTCAGTGCGGATCCATCGGCGTTGATCAGGTACAGGTCGCTTTGTCCAGGTTCGCCTCGAACGAACGCCAGCATCGTCCCGTCAGGAGACCACGACGGCATCGCATCGGGCACCGCGTCGCGGGTGACTCGACGAATATCGGTTCCGTTGCGACTGATGGTGTACAGGTCCCAGTAGTCCAGATAGAGCTCGGTGTACGCCAGTCGCTCGGCGCCCGGTGAGAACGGCCCGGCAGTGTTGGCGGGCCAGCCGGGAACCGGCGACGGCGGCGTGGAACCGTCGGCGGCAACGGTTGCCAACGTGAACACCGACGACTGACATTCGGTGGGTTCTGTAGGCGGGGCTTGACCGTGGACGGCTTGGAGCAGTAACTCGTAGAACAGTGCACGCATCGGGACCCTCGCACCACCGATCTCGGTCGTGTCATGGGTGATGACGGCCACCAGATCGAGATCGTCGACGATCATCATGTCCTGTCCCCCGTACCCGGAGGCAATCCAGACCTCATGCCCCCCGATGTCATAACCCCACCAGAGGTACCCGTAGCGCATGGGGATGGGCGGATACTGCACGCAGCCCAAATCCCACCGTGGCGACAGGGATTGGTCGAGCCACGATGACGAGACGATTTGATCGCCGCCGAGAGCGCCCTCATCGAGGACGAGCTGACCGAACCGGGCGATCTCCCGGGGGGTCATGAACATGTCGAAGCCTCCCGAGAGGTAGCCGCCGGGCTCGACATGCCACCCCTCGACGTCGATTCCCAAGGGTCCTAGCAACCGGTCGGCCGCGTACTGGCATAGGGACATCCCGGTCGCCTCGGTGAGCATCGCAGCCAGTACCTGAGTCAACCCGGTGTTGTAAGCGAACTCTGTGCCCGGTGCGACGACACGTGGGCTTGCCAACACTGCCCGCACCAAGGAGGGTTCCCCGGGCACCGTGCTGGGCTGCCACTCGTAGTTGGTGTCCGGTTCCGGTACCTCCAACCCGCCTGCCATCGTCAAGAGATCGCGAACGGTCAGTTCTCCGTGGTTCACGACCAGGTTCGGCGGCAGGACGTCGCCGACCTGCGCATCTAGGGTGAGATGACCTTCGTCGATCGCGATACCAGTGACCACCGACAGGATGGACTTCGAGAGCGAATGGACGTTGTTGGCGTCCGTGGCATCGAAGCCGTTGAAGTAGCGCTCGAATACCAGCTTGCCGTTGCGTACGACCAGCAGGCTGGCGGTCATCGGTGACAACGCCACCTCTTCTGCCGCCTGCTCGAGCACGGCCGAGTCCAGACCGACCGTACCCGGATCGGCGGTCGGCCAATCGAGCGGGCTGGGGTCGGTGAGCGTCCGGTTGACCGCGTGGAAGGGATCGTCGAGGTTGGGTTGGAATGAGTCGCACTCCTCGCCGAATGCGGACTTGGCCCCGCTGCACGCCGCCATCAACGCGGCAACTAGGAGGACGGACGAGACGGCGAGGGGCCAGGGAAGCTGGGGCGCTCGGACATTGCGGAGAGCACTCATTCGGGATCGGGCGAATGGTACGTGGTTGCGTTCGTCCGACCTCACCCGATCGACGGCTGAGGTCTCTCAACCGGGCGTGGTGATCACCCAGGGTTGGCGACGGCCATCGACGCGAGCATTCCTTGCTCGTAGTGGTCGACGATCGTGCCGTCGAGGAGTTGAACCACGATCCGGCACGACACTTCGTAACCGCCGGGTTCGAGGTCGAGAGGCAACTCGACCGCGCTCCCCGGAGCGATCGTCTCGGTGGCGGCGACTGCGCTCCCATCGGCGCGGGCGACGACCAGAGTGTGCGAGAACTCGCCGGCGTTTTCGACGGTCAAGACGATCGGTCCGGTCTGGACCACTGGAGCGGACACCTCGATCGAATACTCGTCGAGCACGATCACCGCGGAGTCCACCGGCGTCGATCCGCACCCTGCGAGGATCATCGTGGTGAACGCCAGGGCCGGGATTCTCCTCATGCGGCTGCCGCCTCGCGGGCGAGTGCCACTCCGACGGCCATCGTCGTGCCATCAGGCCCGGACTTGACGGCGATCGACGCGCCGATCGCCTCCGCGATCAACCGGGCGAGGTACAGCCCCAGGCCGGTCCCCGGGCTGTCGCTGCGCTTCTCGAACTTCTCGAAGATGCGGGGGAGGAACTCCTGGTCGATGCCGGGGCCGTCATCTCGAACCGCAACCCACATGGCGGCGTTCGAAGGGGTGCCGACGATCAGATCCGGCTCGAATGGCAGCGCCTCGAGGAAGTCGACCGCCACAGTCTTGGCTCCGTGGGTGCGGGCGTTCTCGGTGAGCGATGCGACCAGTGCGACCAGGCCCTCGGGGTCGGTCATGACATCGGCGGCCGCCGGCGCCACCAGCGTTCCGGTCTGGGTGGCCGGGCGGAGGAGTTCGACCAGAGTCGCTGCCTCGATTCGGCGGAGGCTGTAGCCGAGCCCCTGGTTCTCGATTCGGGCGACGGTCAGCATGCGGTCGATGAGACCGCGGAGCTTGTCACCCTCGCGCACCATGTCGGCCAGGAGTTCGCCCCGATCGGCGGCAGGCATCTCGGGATGTGTGGCCAGCAGCTCGGCGCTGGTCACCACCCCTGTCAACGGTGTATTCAATTCGTGGTTGATCATCAGCACGAACTCGGAACGAATTCGGTTCTTTTCCTCGGCCAGCGCCAGGGCGCGTTCGGCCGCCGACCGGGCCTCGTCGAGTTCCTTGTTGTGCGTGGCCAGTTCACGGGCACGAGCCTGGAGGCCGAAAGACTCCTCGATCGACCGCCGAACGCGGCGATGGGCGCCGGCCCTACCGGCCGCGAGCACCAGGGTCATCACCCCGAAGAACACGGCGACTCCGGCGAGTTGCAGGGTCTCCGGGTGGATTCCACGCGGAATTGCCCTGCGCTCGACCAGCCTCTGGAGGTCGTAGAACAGCACGGCGATTCGCCCGTCATCGAGGGGTCGCATCACCTGGTACAGCACGGCGTCCGCCGGCCACTCCTCGATGCCGTCGATCATCACCGGCAGGCCGATCGGGGCGGCGAGGGCCCGCAATGGCATCGGACTGCCCGCAAAGAAGGGCGATTCGAGGTGCGATCCGACGAGGTTGCGCGAGCTCGAAGCGATGAACGTCAGGTTGTCGTCGAGCAGCGACACCGCCTCGATCCGCAGGGTGTTCCGAGCCTCCCGCACTGCCTGCGACGGGTCGAGGGCCCCGGTGAGGAAATCGGCCGCCATCGCGGCGTCATGGGTGAACAGCTCGCCCTCGCCGACGGGGCGGGTGAGGTCTGCCTGATGGCGGACGGCGACGATCGCCGCAGTGGCGGCAATCAATGCCGTCAGGGCCGCGCTGGCCAGCCAGAGACGGCTGACGCGTTGGTGGCGGTCGAAGATCAGAGAACTCCTGGGGTCGTCTGATCAATTTCGACCGAAAACGCCGCTCCCTTGAGGATTCCGGCCCCTGGCTATTGGTTGACGGTGTATCTCCGCCCACAGCTGCCGCAGGTGACCGGCTTTCCTGCCGTCCCCTCGATGGCGGCCCCACAGAAGGGGCAGTTCTTAAACTGATCGCCTGGCCGCCCCCCGCCCCCCCGATACAGCACCGGCACCGCCAGTACCGACGCCGACAGCAGCACCACCACGATGGCGAACATTCTCCAATATCCGCCGTCCCCGCCGACCTCGGTCCAAATGGGAAGCAGGATCATTGCCGCCACCGCGGCGATCAAGAGGTTTGCGGCCATCCCGACCCAGGCGGAACCGCCCTGCAGCCTCCAACCCGACAGCAAGCAGGCAAGGGCAGCGGCGCCGGCAACCACGTAGGCGCTCCCGGCGACCTTCCCGAGAGTGAGCGAGTCGAGATCGGCCCAGATGAAGATGGTGACCGCGACGAATCCCACGGCGGCGGCAGCCATTCCCAGGTGAGGGACGAATCCCAGTCGTCCCTTCGAAAGGGCGGGGGCGCACGCCATCGCCAGGATCGCCGAGGCCGTAGCGATCAGCGAGGTGCCGAGAATGCGGCCTTCGACGTCCCCGATGTCGCCACCCAGCAGGACGAAGATGGCGAATGCGGCGTTGGCGACGATCAGCCCGATGACAATGCGAGTGAAGAGCGATTTCATGTGCACATCTTCGCATGAGTACCGCGGCATCGTTCCCGGGCCCTCGCGGGTGGGTCGGACCTAAGATGCCACCGGCGTACGAGGAATATGACTTGACCGATCCAGTGGTCGTCGCGCTGGCGCGCGGCGGCATCGTCGGCATTACCACTACTGGTCGGACGTCGGGCCGTCCCCACACCGTCGACGTGACGCTTCACAACGTCGATCGGAATTTGGTAATCGCCGGGCGCCCGGGCACGCGGGACTGGTACGCCAATGTCCAGGCCGATCCGCACTTCACGATTCAGTTGAGGGGTGCAGTGGAGGCCGACATCGAGGCGACCGCCGTGCCGGTCACCGATTGGTCGGCGCGTCGCTCCTTGATGGAGCGCGTGATGATCAAGGGATTCGGCTTCTCGCCCCAGCGCACCCAACGCGAACTCCACTTCTGGGTCACTCGCTCACCGCTCGTCCTGGTCAATGCCGACTGGCCGGGGTGGGTGAACAACCCGAACTAGCGGGTCGCGACGGAACCGACAGAGCCGTCGGTACGCTCCAACCGCATGATCGGATTCTTCGACTCCGGCGTTGGCGGTCTCGCAGTTCTCCGCGAGGTGACGATGCTGCTGCCCTCCGCCGACATCGTGTATCTGGCCGACCAAGGCAACGCCCCGTACGGCCAGCGGTCCATCGCCCAGGTACGGGAGTTCTCCGAGCAGGCCACCGAACGGCTCGTCGACCGGGGTGCCGACACCGTGGTGATCGCCTGCAACACCGCTTCGGCGGCGGCGCTCCAGCACCTACGGGATCAGCACTCCGAGATTCCCTTCGTCGGCATGGAGCCAGCGGTGAAGCCCGCGGTGGCCGCAACTCGATCGGGTGTGGTGGGGGTGCTCGCGACCCCGACCACCTTCGCCGCCTCGGTCTTGGGGGACTTGGTGGGCCGGTTCTCTGAGGGGATCAAAGTGATCGCCCACCCGTGCCCCGGGTGGGCGGAAGCGGTGGAGGACGGCTGGGACGGCTCGGGCCCTGAGATCGCGGCCCACCTCGCCCCGTTGATCGACCAGGGAGTCGACACGCTGGTGATCGCTTGCACCCACTACTCCTTCCTCGCCGGCGCCATATCAGCGGCTGCTCCTGGCGTCACGGTGATCGATCCCGCCGGCGCGGTCGCCCGGCAGGTGGTTCGTGTCGCCGGCGACTCCCCCGGTTCTGGCGACGCCACCTACCTCACCACCGGTGATCCAGCCCGCTT is a window encoding:
- a CDS encoding NADH-quinone oxidoreductase subunit I codes for the protein MALKLPKVPGIGLGKGMWLTLRTLFKRPVTINYPKEKEIPVPRARGVIALDVEACTVCMLCARECPDWCIYIEGHKEMQPPAKEGGRPRSRATLDRFDIDYALCMYCGICVEVCPFDALFWSPEYEYSEGSMSAMLHDKERLTDWLATVPSAPPLEKN
- a CDS encoding NADH-quinone oxidoreductase subunit J, producing the protein MDVGAWIDWTLDWLSNAQNVLFVVMALAMVAAALRVVTSPNVVHAALMLVVALGGSAVLFLMLGAEFVAWALVLVYIGAVVVLFLFGIMITRAPTGRDPVRLDHKRRWPAALVAFATFVTLASVSVAAFEDAVIEGQVTRTDELGELLFTRYVIPFEAVSFVLLAALIGGIVLARKDPE
- the nuoK gene encoding NADH-quinone oxidoreductase subunit NuoK, encoding MLVTQFLILGALLFSIGIYGVLVRRNAVLVLLSIELMLAAVNINLVAFGAFLQDTMLGGQAFALFVITIAAAEVGIGLAIVVLIFRNRSSANVDELDLMRW
- the nuoL gene encoding NADH-quinone oxidoreductase subunit L, with product MSPTLALFALQAHEPGHLSDGGVLAEFAWLIPLVPLVLMVAIVFVGKRLPYKGWELAEAAMLFVAVYGVTLLVMNASGGIYHEGSVEIARIGAYTIEWGWVVDGLSIMMYSVVGVVGLAVFTYSKGYMMGDVRYTWFFAAFTLFAGAMLVLVSSANMIQLLVGWELVGLASYLLIGHYWEDHSNNAAAIKAFLTNKIADVGLVIGIIIIGVTVGSFRFNDVLSAVFEGDSALAQVAFWAGLALFIGAMGKSAQFPFHVWLPDAMAGPTPVSSLMHAATMVTAGVYLLGRMFPFYQSDVFAADVKTIIIVIGAITLFAMGLIALVQDDIKKVLAYSTLSQLGYMTVAMGAGAYTAGLFHLFTHAFFKGLLFLAAGSVIHAVHSNNMSDMGGLRKSMPWTYKTFLVGSLALAGIFPLAGFWSKDEILASISYDAGHGGGTVASVVLWIAIAGAFVTAFYMARAVYLTFFGEYKGHAHPHESPKIMTYPLIGLAGLSIVAGFVNVPGVYTGFTEWLAARPFPMGDHHAESINFALAAIGLLVALAGIGAGTRLWRKDAATQAERDRFRIPVLYPVLEHKYYIDDFYRVALVDPIRGPVARFVNWTNTYVIDAVVNAFGGLSMVLAKGVYRGIDQRGIDLAINAVAGATGEAGEALRHTTTGRVQQYAGALFAGAVLLVLGLLIFT
- a CDS encoding NADH-quinone oxidoreductase subunit M encodes the protein MEMFDDGWGLSLIVFLPLAGAGLILLLPKAQEALIKLVGLASALLSFAASVVAILRFDFGAAEQFQFGTDLSWISAIGSRYHIGIDGISLPLLVLSTLMTVLAIVYSWHHWPEPHNPKAFLVLLLLLATGMNGTFVALDLVLFFIFFELVLLPMYFMIGIWGDRAKIRLPGFRREVETRLYASIKFFLFTLFGSAFMLLGFLALYFKSDPHTFDMVALAEAGQMGLFDGTFGAWVFAALFIGFAVKVPMWPLHTWLPDAHTAAPTVGSVLLAAILLKLGSYGFIRISLPILPQQAQDWAPIIAVLAVIAIIYGALACLAQTDLKRLIAFSSVGHMGFVMLGISTLTDVGINAAVIGMVAHGIITGMLFFLAGSMQHRYHTRDMARLGGNMKTLPIIGGLLAFTAMASLGLPGLAGFWGEFMALLASFNPLDGLSLALFRMAMVVGAVGTVLTAGYMLWMLQKVNLGEPSEEWAGKDLHDADKFELAAWVPLVLGIVAIGVYPKIVFGATNDAVSELVRRAFGG
- a CDS encoding NADH-quinone oxidoreductase subunit N; this translates as MFDYHALAPELIIGIALLATIVADLVLPDRLKYLVGVTALLGLVAAAVPLLTLALCGDISGCTDTGTRTFFGGSYVVDDFALVLKGLFIVSGVLSLLLSVGYLESDDYYQGEFYFLLLASVTGALIMASSRDLLTMFVGLELVSAPAFLLAGWRKGDLRSNEASLKFFLTGVLSVAVMLMGMSLIYGLTGQLTFGGIASAASVSGVGDSPAFVLGVVFVLVGFAFKVSAVPFHFWAPDTYQGAPTPVAAYLSVGSKAAGVVGLLALCYQAFSTVPEIWGPLLWVLAVASMTVGNLIALKQTNIVRLLGYSSIAQGGFILVPFAMAASYDTVGLSDAFFASVTYVLVYAFMNLGAFAVVIAVAAKTESGEIEDWGGLNRYAPGLAALLGLFFFSLAGIPPLAGWFAKFVMFRAVIGVFESPWAVALAVIAAVNAVIALVYYAKVVKTVYMDAVPVTVPVDRATQTPVARPLALAIGVTAAMVIAVGFFPQILAFFGEITERLVAGP